The following are encoded together in the Bacillus rossius redtenbacheri isolate Brsri chromosome 9 unlocalized genomic scaffold, Brsri_v3 Brsri_v3_scf9_1, whole genome shotgun sequence genome:
- the LOC134542737 gene encoding sialidase-like codes for MNDFQEAYESWAEADFPEPADQWVAGAIPGSIDIKTTHCKSADATTVHVMIIAPPPMPPLPPPPPAENATGAVLHLNWATSPHFPAGQQATEAVTYHTMSVTPPPTLPPPTTVEAPGGLTQSKPAVLPHLPEDKTTTEATTTTEANTTTEATTTTEATTTTEHSPGDQPPVESFTVGPTPPHARHQGRATQPVTQITKGVPPLHTTHITKGVPLTPVTHITKGVPLMPVTHDTKSVPLMPVTHITKGMPLTPVTHITKGMPLTPVTHITMVTHITNGLPLMPATHIIKGMPLTPATHVTKGVPLMPFTHVTKGVPLTPVMYVTNGVPLMPATHIIKGMPLMPAMHVNTSMSLTPAMHITKGVPHPPAAHVTGDVPLPLPHPPLKVPRNRLPLRVRHCRPPHVPLKVPCHCALLRVHHCRATPPPPAMSATLGALPPAAQGTTTTPPPTWAAPMATGAGHAHTTTLPDTPG; via the exons CTGACCAGTGGGTTGCTGGTGCGATTCCGGGTAGCATCGACATCAAGACAACGCACTGCAAGTCTGCTGATGCAACGACAGTCCATGTCATGATAATCGCGCCGCCCCCAATGCCGCCGCtgccgccgccaccgcctgccgagaacgctactggtgcggtGCTGCATCTCAACTGggcaacatcgccgcacttcccagcCGGCCAACAGGCCACAGAAGCAGTTACGTACCACACCATGTCCgtcacgccgcccccgacgctgCCGCCCCCAACTACTGTGGAGGCTCCCGGGGGATTGACACAGAGCAAACCCGCCGTGCTGCCACATCTGCCAGAGGACAAAACAACCACTGAGGCGACAACGACCACTGAGGCGAACACGACCACTGAGGCGACAACGACCACTGAGGCGACAACGACCACTGAG CACTCTCCGGGGGATCAGCCACCTGTCGAGTCATTCACAGTCGGCCCGACGCCACCTCACGCACgtcaccaagggcgtgccactcaGCCAGTCACGCAAATCACCAAGGGTGTGCCACCACTGCACACCACACACatcaccaagggcgtgccactcacGCCAGTCACGCACATCACCAAGGGCGTTCCACTCATGCCAGTCACGCACGACACCAAGAGCGTACCACTCATGCCAGTCACGCACATCACCAAGGGCATGCCACTCACGCCAGTCACGCACATCACCAAGGGAATGCCACTCACGCCAGTCACACACATTACCATGG TCACACACATCACCAATGGCCTGCCACTCATGCCAGCCACGCACATCATCAAGGGCATGCCACTCACGCCAGCCACGCACGTCACCAAGGGTGTGCCACTCATGCCATTCACGCACGTCACCAAGGGTGTGCCACTCACACCAGTCATGTATGTCACCAATGGCGTGCCACTCATGCCAGCCACGCACATCATCAAGGGCATGCCACTCATGCCAGCCATGCACGTCAACACAAGCATGTCGCTCACGCCAGCCATGCACatcaccaagggcgtgccacatccgcccgccgcgcacgtcacaggggacGTGCCACTTCCGCTGCCACAcccgccgctgaaggtgccacgcaaCCGCCtgccactgagggtgcgccactgccgcccgccacacGTGCCACTGAAGGTGCCATGCCACTGCGCGCTACTGAGGGTGCACCACTGCC GCGCCACGCCACCTCCGCCCGCAATGAGTGCCACCTTGGGAGCACTGCCGCCTGCAGCTCAAGGCACCACCACGACGCCGCCGCCCACCTGGGCCGCCCCCATGGCAACAGGTGCGGGCCATGCGCACACCACGACACTGCCGGACACACCAGGCTAG